The Roseofilum reptotaenium CS-1145 genomic sequence CTGGGCCCTCTTTTGCTTGATGGTAGGCTACGCCCAGGGACTCTCTACTCTGGTGGGGGACTATCTTAAGGAGTCGGGGCATTGCTTTGCTTGGACACTCTTCATTTATATCGTAACTTATTCATCGGACTTGATATCACCGATTGAGAGTTATGCTAACAACTACCAAATTCCCCTAAGTCTTACGGGGCAAGTATTCTCGTTTATCAACAGATTCTTGATACTGAAAACCTTGCTCCGTAAGACTTTCAGTATAAGTGAACTTCAAATTAGCATAATATGTCCTGAAGAACCCAGAAGTGCTATAACTGATGTAACACTAATCTCTGAATAATTTGCGTTACTTCCGTTGCCATCCGAGCATCCAATTCTACAGCTTCACGATCGCCATCTCCTAAATCCTTCCCGGCGCGTAACGTCATCGTCAAAGACTTCAATTGACCTCGGTATTCAAATTGTACAAAACAGCTATACGTCAGTTCCGTACGATCGCGGTAAGAACTGCGCCCAAATCCCATTTTAGAGAGAATCACTGGATTCTGAATCTGTATGCCTAATTTGGCGATCGCCACATCCACATAACGGGCACAATCTCGTCCTAAACAAGGCACTAATAGGGCAAGCTGAGAATCCCCCAATCCAGGGATACGAGCGGATGAAGATAAATGATGATGCCAACCCACCATCGATAAAATTCGGGTGAGAACATAAGCTGGGATTGAATTTTCTCCAGGTTGAGTTGCACGAGATTTCACTTCATCCGCAGCCGAGAGCAAGACTTCCCCATTGCGAGTAATTTTTGGCTGGGCAGTAAAGGGTTCTTCTCCATATAATCCTTGAAAATCCAAACCCTCTTGTCCACTGAGTTCTTTCACCCAAGTTTCCAGATCGGCATAGGTTTGGAAACACTTAAATGCCGCTGCGATCGCATTAGAACTGCCGCAGGTTTCAGCATAGTTCACTAGATCGTTAATCGCACCCACCAAGGGATACACCGTCTCTGAATCTCCAATTTGTGCCCCTTCCAACTCTCCTGTTATCTGAGTTAGGGCATTAATCACCTGCAAAAACTTGGTTGCACTCCAAAACTCCACTTTCTCTAGCGCATTCCTCCCCAACCATTGGGCTTTAAATGCACCACCTGCCGATCCACCAATACAAATGCAAGCATTCTTAATATCCGGGTGCAGAAAATCTAAGCGTCTCTCATTAATTTTAGGTCTTTCCTTAAGTGGAGAATAATTTTTACACCCAGCATAGTATAAACTAGGGCATTGTTTCAGGCGATCGCCATAGCTTGAAACATCGCTCCGATAGGGAGAGCGCTCGATGGTGCGATCGAGAAATGCCATTTTCCAACTGTTATATCCCGCTTCCTCCTGAAAAAATTCAGCGTAGAGGCGATCGGGAGAAACCGATAGAGGTAGAGAGTTACGAGTCAAAAATGGCATAAACACACCCAAAATCTAGTCAAAACAGATCTGACTTTCATCATACCTGAAATTTCCTCCGGTTCGATCGATTCCACCTTCAGGATTATTTTTTTGAAAATTCAACACTTTTGATTTGGATTGAGGGATATCAGAGAATTACTTGAATAAATGGCCAGAGCGATCCAAATCAAACTAAAAGAGATCAAGTGAGTTCGAGTAAAGGGTTCTTGATAGAGAAACACCGCTAAAATTAATTGAATCGTTGGTTCGATATATTGCAGAAATCCCAAGGTTGAGAGGTTTATTCGTTTCACTGCTAGGTTAAACCAGAGTAAAGGTAAAGGAGCCACTAACCCACAACTAAATAATAGGAAGGTCAGGGGTAAACTGAGTCCAAAGTTACCCGAGCCGGTTTTTGCCCAATGCATGACTAGAGCGAGAGCAATGGGAGCTATCAGTAGGCTTTCAACAGCTAATCCAGGTATGGGTTGGATCGTAGAAAGTTTACGGACGAGACCGTATAATCCGAAGGAAAGGGCTAGACCAATGGCAATCCATGGGATTTGGCCTTGTTCCCAAATCAGATATCCCACGCCTATCATCACTAGGATAACGGCAATCCATTGGCCAATATTAAGCTTCTCTCGCAAAAACACAAAGCCAAGGAAAATACTGAACAGAGGATTAATGAAATAGCCTAAACTCGCTTCTAAAACACGATCGCTATTGACCCCATAGATATAAATGCCCCCATTGAGGGAGGTTAAGCCCGCTGTAGCCAGTAGAATAGCTAATGTTTTCGGCGATCGCCACAACCGCTTCACCTCAGTGAGTTGTTGCTGCATGGCTGACACGACCAATAGCAGCAGAGAAGACCAAATCATCCGATGACAGATGATTTCCATCTCTGGCAGCGCCTCAAAGAGCTTCCAATATAGGGGAATAAGCCCCCAAGTGCCATAGGCTAAAACAGCATAGAAAATGCCGATATTCAACTTGATTAAGACCCTTTGCATTTAAGTTTCAGTCAACACCTCTTCAAAATCGAAATCGGGAGCTGCTAACACATACACTAATGTGGGTAGATTCGCCGTTTTATCATGCAAGGTTTCATAATATTGGGGGTATTGGTGGGCTGGAATTAAATCCGGTTTAGCCAGTCCCAAGAAAATTAAATCGGCATTTTGGGAACTTTCGTGCAGAATATCTTCAAATAAACGTCCTTGGGAAACAATCACTTCGGCGATCGCCCCCAAACGCAATTGACCGATAAATTGTTCCAAATTTAACCGTGCTGATTCCGCCGCCGCTTCATCGGTAACGATAATTTTGACAAAAATTTGTGCCTGATGCCAATCGATATCAGTGCGCAGCAGATAAGCCAATAACAGCATTAACCCCCCATTGGCTTGCATTCCTCGCCACCAAATATCAATCCTGCGGTGCTTCCCAAACCCTCGCTCTGGGTTTTCCCGAAACACCAGGATACTCCGTTTGGCTTGGTGTAATTGGGCAATCATCTCACAATATTGATCTCGTCGTTGAGGGGATTCACTATCCCCCAACAACACCGTATTCGGAACCAAAGGCCCTAACCCATAGCTTTCCACCAAGCGTACCGCCCCTTCAAAAGGATCGGGGGCTGTAATCACTCGTACCAATGCTTGCACGCCTCGTTTTTCCACATATTCGCGGATCATCACTTGCAATTCTGCCTGCTGAGACAGATCCCGCGAACCTTCTGGAAGCACACTAGAAATGGTAATTAATCCTCGGTTATGGGTGAGAGCATCAGCAATCTCAATCAGAGGCCAGCGCTTGCGCGGAATACCCGATAGCACCAATAAATGGGGCCGCCAATTTTTCGGGTCTTCAGCATGATCGAGTTGGAGCAGTCCCTCCCGGAGAATAGCCATCCAAATCCCTCGCCGAGTATCTCCCCAAGTGGCTTCAAGTTCCTGTCGTTGCAACCAAATGAAAATCGCCAGAACGATAATGGCGGCAACCACAGTAGCCATGGCATCAATTAAGAACATGACCGCTAAACAGCCGATCGCCCCTAAAATGGACAGATACCAGGGCACTTTAAAGGCAGGGCGATAGGAGGGACTTTGTAAAAAGCCTTCTATACCTGCGGCAACATTGAGAACCATATAAGTGGTAAGGAAAAACATGGTCAGAATGGGAGCAATCAGATCCAGTTCTCCCAAAGAGACCAAGGCAACTGCCACACCTAACGTAACAATTGTCCCGATACGCGGTTCATCCTCTCGACCGCTTCCGCTTCCCAAAAAGCTCAACCAGTCTGGAAGAACTCCATCTCTGGCTAAGGCTTGTAATACCCTAGGGGCCCCTAAAATACTTCCCAAGGCACTTGATAGGGTGGCTCCCCAAACCCCCAATAAGATCGCCGGCCCCCACCAGGACATCTGTTGCATAATCAGAGGCTCGGCAATCAAACTGCCCGCATCCGATCGCATGGCCAGAATTACCGGCAAAATCATATAGATCACATATCCCGTGCCTACCGCTGCTAGAGTGCCATCAGGGATCGAGCGTATTGGGTTTTTCAAGTCTCCTGACATGCTCACCCCAGACATGATTCCAGTAACTGCAGGAAAGAAGACGGCAAACTCTGCCCAAAAGGATGTGCTATTTTCTGGGGGCGATCCCACCCATCCCATCGGGGTAACATCAGGAAGAGCTGAACCCCAGGCAAAAGAAGTGAGTGATAATAGGATTGCCCCCATAATAAAATACTGAGCTTTAATGGCAACACTGGCGGAAGTGAGGGCGACAATTCCTACCAAAATTGTCGTGATAATGCCCACATAGAGCTGGTTAAGAGCGGGAAAGGTTGCGGCGACACTTTCGGCAAAACCGATGGTATAGAGGGCTATAGAAAGGCTTTGAGCAAAATATAAGGGAATACCGACAGCTCCTCCGGTTTCAATGCCCAAGGAGCGACTAATCATATAGTATGCACCGCCTGTGCGAACAACGCGATCGGTGGCAATGGCAGAGATCGATAGGGCTGTGAGGAAGGTAATAGCAGTAGAGAGGGTAACGATCGCCAATGTGGGAATCAGTCCCACACTACCCACTACCCGTCCAAACCGCAAATACATGATCACCCCTAGGATGGTTAAGATCGAAGGGGTATAGACTCCACCAAAGGTTCCTAAGCCCGTTTTTACTGGCTCGTCTGATGCAGATATTTGGGATACTTCAGCACTTGAGCTGTTTTTTTTCATAAAGGGAATAGGGAATAGGGAATAGGAAATAGGGAACAGCCAATCTCTGCGTCTCCCCATCCCCCCATCTTACCGATCTCCGCGTCCTGGCCATTAATTCGTCGATTCTAAAATCCGGTCTTGGGGGAGGAAGGAGCGATCGCGAGAAATGGCTGCTACCGGTTCAGTGAGGGTAAACTCACCACTATCAATCCAGTTTTTCAGGGCGATCGCCACTTGGCGAGCTCGGTAGAGGCTGGCTAAGGGAGCGGTACGCACGGGGGTTCCTTCGATGGTAATTTTACCACTTTTGAGTTGGGCATAACTAACCAAGCCAAACGTGGGGCGGTTGCGTCGGGGAATGGAAAAATCAACAATGGGAGCCACCAGATCTTTATCCTGCACAGCACAGCATTGTACGACTTCTTCATTCAGAACAGGTAGGGGAACGCCTACCCCTAACATCAAGGAAGGGCCATAGTTTTTAAAGTAACAGCCTCTCACCCATTCTCGGCTCATTTGTTTCGCATCTCCAACGAGGGCAAGGGTGGCAGCCGGGCCGATGGGGGTACGATTAGGAAGACGCTTTTGTAGGGGAAAGTGTTGGGTTCCCTCCCAGGTAATATAACCGATCGCCCCGCCGATAAAAATCCGTGTCCCAATGCCAATCCAGCTTAAGTCAGGGTCATTGAACAGGGGAGAAAGGGCCCCAGCATTGGCGTATACCGCGTTACCGAGGCGGGGCAGCAGGGGCCCTAGGTAGGTATAGAGGGGGCGATCGCCACCATTGACTCCAACAATAAAGTTCTGGTATAAATTGCGAGGATTATAGAGATAAAACTGGTTAATGCTCTCTTTACTAATATTGGTCTCAAAGGATTCTCTGGGGTAGCAATCTGTACTTTGACCCAGGGCCCGTAGATGTAAGGATTTGCCCGCAATCAAGTCTTCAATTGCCTGGCCTCCCCCCCGATCTTTGAGGGTTTCGCCTTCTCGTGTTTCTGCGATCTGCGTGGCTCCTAAATAAAGATCTACGGCTCCAAACCCAGAGTAGGCAGGGACTCCATCAATCCAGCATTGACGGATTTTGATCGGTGGATCGGTTTGCCCGAGGTTGAGCATTGCTCCGGAAGATTCCATGGGTTCAAAGGTTCCCGTGGCGATCACATCGACCTGTTTGGCGACTTCAGAAACCGTGCTTTCAGCAACTCTAGCTTTCAGTTCTTCTACGGTAACCACCACGGCTTCTTGGCGGCGAATTTTATGATTGATTTCAGCAACGGTACGCATGGGTTAAGAGATATCCAGAGTAACGATCGAGGGTGGATACTGGGTCGATAGGGGAGGTGCAGGAACCATTCCCCCTCGAAAATCAAGCAGTTGTACTAGAATCAGATAGGCGATCGCCAAAAGTAACGAAATGGCTCCGGTCAAAATAGCCACAAATTTAGAGCGGTTCATGGTGAGAGAGTAAGGTTTATAGAGTTGGAGTGGGTTTCTGCTAGATGGACAGGGAAGTCCAATATCTAGGAAACCCAAGAATTATAGCGCTTCGTACGGGTAATGGGTAATGGGGATGGGGCGATCGCTATTTTAACTTTACTGCTATCTGGCTCATGACGATCGCTCATTGCAAAGGTCGCGCCAAAGGCAAATATCATGTTTTAGTTTTCTCATAGCAATAGCAGCAACTCTCTCCAATTACCAGGGCGTACCAATCATGGTGAACGCAGCCCAATAATAAGGATGGGAAAAAGATACACTTCCCTGAGCCAAATCCTTCGGCAAGGTAATCCCCCCTTGTCCTCTTGTTCCCCGCAACTGTCGCCCATCCAAACTCACTTCACCTTGCAACATCGCCAACTGCACTCGACGCAGCGCCTCAGCACGAGTCGGTGCAGATTCTAGCTGGTCATAAAACTTACTCATTAGAGCCAACGTCCCCAAATCACTACTATACCAAAGACTGGCCAAAGCCGACTTCGCTCCAGACATCACGGCCAGCCCTGCAAACCCCAACTCCGCGTCCTGACTTCCTAAGGCCGTTCGACAAGCGCTCAATGTCAACAATTCCACACGAGGATCGCCCCAGTCTAAGTCTCTCATATCCGGTAGTTGTATCTGCGACTCCCATAGCTGAATAAATGAATTATCTGAAGCGCCATCTTGGAAATCCGCATGAGTTGCCAAATGAACAATCGGAAATTGTCCCGTCTGATGTTCTGCCTTTAAATTCTCCAACGTAAACTCTTGATTGAGAAAAGCATCTTCTCCTCCAATCTCCTGCAACTCTACGGGAACTGCGGGTAAAGGAGGCATCTCAGAAAACTCCGAAGCCCCCATTGCCAAAACCTCTGCCCCCTGCAAATTCCGATACTCTGGCAGCGTCAAACTAAAACTAGGCACCAAACCCAAGCTATACTTCTCGATTAAAAAATCTTCCCCATCATGCAAAACCGCCATAGGTAGAGACCTGAGTCCTGCATCTGGAATCATCACCAGCGTATCAATTCCTTGCTCTTCTAACGTCGATTCGAGTGGCTCAATCAGCAATTCATGTAACTTCTGTGCTGGACTTAAATAACTTGTTGTTCGCAACTTAAACTGATTGGTCACTTCCTGACGCAACTCATTGACGAGCGCCATCACCTGTTCCCGTTTTACCTCCGGAAAATCGACGTGAATGGGGTTCTCGTTGGCTGTAACTAAAATCAACTGTAATGCATCTTCCGGATGGGGCAGACAAGCAGGGGATTGCTCGACACCTTCTGCCTCCACAGCCGTGGGAACTGGACAAACCAGTGCCGCATTCTCGCGCAACTGCCGACGACCAAATGCCACATAAATCAACCCCGTTTTCACTGAGATCTCTTGACGGGCTTCCTCTAACCCATTCTGAATTTCCCGCAACTGCAAAATCCGGGTATTATCCTCTAAGCCCAAATATATTTCATATTCACGGGTAAATTGATCTTCTAAAGCAGCGATCGCCCGATCTAAGCTGACTTGATCGGCAGAAATGGCGATCGCCTGCCCCCTATTCTCCCGTCCCAGTAACACCGCATTGACTGAATTCCCCACACCATTATCACTATTCTCTGAACTTCCCTCCTCAAAGCCTACTACTGGCAACTGGGGTATAGAAGGAGTCTGAGCGCTACCCCCACTCCCATCATTACCATTGCCACTACCATTGCCACTACCATTGCCACTCTCTCCACTGTCTCCATCAGAAGTAGAGGGAGCAGGCGTAGGAAACTCTGAAATAGAAGGACGCTCTGTCGGAATCAAAGGATTAGGAACCGTTGGAGGGGATACAGGAGAGATCGGTACACTTGGCTCAACAGTTGGCTCTCCAACGGGATTATTAATTGGCTCAACTGTTGTTGGAGGGGTAACCGTTGTCGGTGTTGTGCCATCATCAGTCACAACCTGTATAGTTCCCAACGTAAAGGAATCGGGCAATTCTCGATTCGATAGGGTAAACGTTCCCGTTGTAATCACTCCTTGAGTCCCATTGACTCCACCATTGCCTATCACAAAGGGTTGTCTCGGTGCATTCAACGTACCTCCCTGATGGCGAATTTCAATCGTTCCCCCACCCAATCCCCCTGCGGTGGAAATACTGGCGTTCTGGCCATTTTGGTCAACAAACGTTCCCGTTGCCTGGAAAAATGACCCTGTAGACTCCGTAAACACATTGCCCCCAGTTCCTGCTGTGCCCCCCTGAGCATTAATAAAGCCAACTTGCACATTACCAATGGGGTCAAGAAATACAGAACCTCCATCTCCCGTAGTCGCGCTCGAATCAATATTACCGGTGGTAATTGAGACTTGTGCTTGGACATTAATACCACCTCCTGCCGTGTCTCCAGTAGCAGTCAGATTACCGGTTGTAATGCTACCTGTAGAACTCGTTAGAGAAAGATTAGCGCCACTTCCAGTAGCTGATGTGTCCAGATTTCCGGTTTGAATATTCCCTTGAGTACTGGTTAAACTGAGAGCTTGGCCCCTGGTGCGGATGTCTTCTGTCGTCAAATCATTAACAGTGGTAACCGATACATCACTCTCACCAGTAGTAATGTTGCCTTGAACACTCAAGCTATTCAAAGGGTCAGTTTCACCAATATTACCATTGAGGGCGGTCGCGCCCGTGCCTAATTCTAAGGTTAATGCAGCATTGCCCTCAATTCCCCTGTCAATCCTGAGGTTACCCTCTCCTGTTCCTGTACTCAGCAGCACATCTGCACCCAGATTGACTGCACCACTGAGGTTGATATCATTATTGGCAGTGGTAATATCTGCATTCAAGTTGATTTGAGCCGCATTCAAGGTAATCGAGGCGTTATCGTTCCCTGTCAGTGTGCCATTGATGGTTTGACTTGCTCCAGTCAGAAGGGTAACAGGGTCTTGAAACGTTAAACTCCCCTCAGTCACTACTGTTCCAGATAACGTATTGCGTCCAACGGCGATCGCCTGAAATCCATCTTGCCAATTTTGAATATCTTCACTGCTTATTTCTAACGTATTGGAGTCATTCGTATCTGTTCCTCCCAGTCGAATATTTTGGCTCTCTGTAAAGGGTTCTAGGGTTAAATTTCCAGTTCCAGCTAGGGAACCGTCAAAACTCATATCATCCGCCATCAAAGTAAGGTCACCGAGGGGAACAGAATTACCGACTGCACCAAAAAATCTTAGACTTCCTGTACCCGTTTGTACAGTCAAATTTTGCGCTCCTACTGTTGTCCCATTAACCGTATTATCAAAAGTCAGATTACTATTATTCGTGCGCAAAGTAACGTTACTTCCTAAAATAACGGAATCGTTATAAGCCTGCTCTCCTGTAGTACTAATCTCTCCATTAATCCGAGTGGTTCCCCCTGCATTAGTCCTGATTTGAGTGGCGTTAACCGTATCATTAATTTCAGTCAAACCTGTACTATCAAGAATGAAGTTAGCCAAGGGATTTTTGCTGCCAATATCACCATTAAAGGTGATATTCCCTGTCCCTGCATCTAACTTTAAATCTTGGGTAAAATCTTGGCTTCCCTCAATAGTCTGCTCAAAGGTGATATCTCCATTATCACTCTCTAAAGTCAGGTTATTATTCACTTGTACCGAACCGTTATAGGTTTGCACTCCAGTAGTCATTACATTGCCATTCAGGATAGTATTTCCATTCAGGGTTAAACTATTTAAGGGGTTCATACGCCTACCAACCGTAGCAGAAAAAGTAATATTGTCGCTATTGGCTGTTAAATCGTGAGTGCCCTCAATAGTATTGTTTAAATTAATCGATTCTCCATTACTTTCTAAGGTAATATCATTGACTAAAGTCAAAGGTGGATCGATCGCTATATCTCCATTAGAAGTCAAATTAGCGCCTAAATTGAGGCGCTGACTCCCTTGAATATTTAATTGGCCGGCGCTTTGAATACCACTAATCCCTAAAACTGTACTCACGGTATTTAGAGGTGGAGCAATTAAGATATCGCCAGTATCAAGAAAGATATCGCCAGAACGACTAATTGCAGCAAATTCACTGCCTTTAATATACAGGGGGTCAGTTGCTGTACCAATGGCGTTGGCATCTAAAAGAACGTTCCCATCAAAGATCGCTGAATTAACAGGGGAGCGATCTAAGATATTTCCCGTGGCAATAAATTGACCGGTTTGATTGGGACTTAAAGTTAAGGTGTTGAAAAATTCTAGAGTTTCTCCTTTGAGAACAAGCGTATATTGTCGAGCAGGAGCAGAATTGCTGCTATTGTTGAGATCTAAGGCTGCAATACTAATCGTGCCGGTATTTTCAATGGTGACCGTTCCTGAACTCTCAATCTGTTGGGCAATTTCTACTTCATTCAAACTAAACTGTCCGGGAATATCTGGACCGAGAAAAATAGTAGCATTTTGATTTTGAGGTCGGATCAGTAAATCACCTGTGCCGGAAATTTTATTGTTAATAGAGGGTAAA encodes the following:
- a CDS encoding CHAT domain-containing protein, with translation MWKSIASLCVCLSCALPTYAQTSIAPAGDETGTQVNAIGNQYNITGGTQAGSNLFHSFQQLGLNPGEVANFIARPHIQNILGRVVGGEASLINGLLQVVGTNANLYLMNPAGIIFGPNAQLNVPADFTATTATAIGFGRDTWFNHQGENNYADLIGTPSEFQFPYHNPGVIINEGKLTLNSQQQLTLLGGTVINLGTLEAPGGKITIAAIPGQQVVRISQHGHLLTLDLPLSETPTTEERNIQPSSLPELITGGFLSHASQIKVNQNGQVELTRSNINLPSQSGLNITSGNLDVFAKQGGEIHLLGEQIGVIDANINASGSNGGGRIFIGGDRQGQGILPNASRTFINPNSIISADALEAGNGGDIIAFAEETARIYGTLSARGGQLSGNGGFIETSGLQYLDITQTPDTSAPFGEGGTWLIDPYNVEIVAGAGNIEINSSNPFSATGDTAQLGVDLVRDALKNSSNVEITTGIGGSQQGDITLSTDLDFDDIGNSSLTLNAEGGIFINRPIFDSNLTTPDSLNLNFQGQSRSVTVNAPITTQGGDINMTGESSGNGISLTASLNSGGGEINLTGTSVGSGNGINIEVGIDSGGGDINIEAATTDLVALNVQAPISSGTGNISLISDLPSINNKISGTGDLLIRPQNQNATIFLGPDIPGQFSLNEVEIAQQIESSGTVTIENTGTISIAALDLNNSSNSAPARQYTLVLKGETLEFFNTLTLSPNQTGQFIATGNILDRSPVNSAIFDGNVLLDANAIGTATDPLYIKGSEFAAISRSGDIFLDTGDILIAPPLNTVSTVLGISGIQSAGQLNIQGSQRLNLGANLTSNGDIAIDPPLTLVNDITLESNGESINLNNTIEGTHDLTANSDNITFSATVGRRMNPLNSLTLNGNTILNGNVMTTGVQTYNGSVQVNNNLTLESDNGDITFEQTIEGSQDFTQDLKLDAGTGNITFNGDIGSKNPLANFILDSTGLTEINDTVNATQIRTNAGGTTRINGEISTTGEQAYNDSVILGSNVTLRTNNSNLTFDNTVNGTTVGAQNLTVQTGTGSLRFFGAVGNSVPLGDLTLMADDMSFDGSLAGTGNLTLEPFTESQNIRLGGTDTNDSNTLEISSEDIQNWQDGFQAIAVGRNTLSGTVVTEGSLTFQDPVTLLTGASQTINGTLTGNDNASITLNAAQINLNADITTANNDINLSGAVNLGADVLLSTGTGEGNLRIDRGIEGNAALTLELGTGATALNGNIGETDPLNSLSVQGNITTGESDVSVTTVNDLTTEDIRTRGQALSLTSTQGNIQTGNLDTSATGSGANLSLTSSTGSITTGNLTATGDTAGGGINVQAQVSITTGNIDSSATTGDGGSVFLDPIGNVQVGFINAQGGTAGTGGNVFTESTGSFFQATGTFVDQNGQNASISTAGGLGGGTIEIRHQGGTLNAPRQPFVIGNGGVNGTQGVITTGTFTLSNRELPDSFTLGTIQVVTDDGTTPTTVTPPTTVEPINNPVGEPTVEPSVPISPVSPPTVPNPLIPTERPSISEFPTPAPSTSDGDSGESGNGSGNGSGNGNDGSGGSAQTPSIPQLPVVGFEEGSSENSDNGVGNSVNAVLLGRENRGQAIAISADQVSLDRAIAALEDQFTREYEIYLGLEDNTRILQLREIQNGLEEARQEISVKTGLIYVAFGRRQLRENAALVCPVPTAVEAEGVEQSPACLPHPEDALQLILVTANENPIHVDFPEVKREQVMALVNELRQEVTNQFKLRTTSYLSPAQKLHELLIEPLESTLEEQGIDTLVMIPDAGLRSLPMAVLHDGEDFLIEKYSLGLVPSFSLTLPEYRNLQGAEVLAMGASEFSEMPPLPAVPVELQEIGGEDAFLNQEFTLENLKAEHQTGQFPIVHLATHADFQDGASDNSFIQLWESQIQLPDMRDLDWGDPRVELLTLSACRTALGSQDAELGFAGLAVMSGAKSALASLWYSSDLGTLALMSKFYDQLESAPTRAEALRRVQLAMLQGEVSLDGRQLRGTRGQGGITLPKDLAQGSVSFSHPYYWAAFTMIGTPW
- a CDS encoding Na-K-Cl cotransporter produces the protein MKKNSSSAEVSQISASDEPVKTGLGTFGGVYTPSILTILGVIMYLRFGRVVGSVGLIPTLAIVTLSTAITFLTALSISAIATDRVVRTGGAYYMISRSLGIETGGAVGIPLYFAQSLSIALYTIGFAESVAATFPALNQLYVGIITTILVGIVALTSASVAIKAQYFIMGAILLSLTSFAWGSALPDVTPMGWVGSPPENSTSFWAEFAVFFPAVTGIMSGVSMSGDLKNPIRSIPDGTLAAVGTGYVIYMILPVILAMRSDAGSLIAEPLIMQQMSWWGPAILLGVWGATLSSALGSILGAPRVLQALARDGVLPDWLSFLGSGSGREDEPRIGTIVTLGVAVALVSLGELDLIAPILTMFFLTTYMVLNVAAGIEGFLQSPSYRPAFKVPWYLSILGAIGCLAVMFLIDAMATVVAAIIVLAIFIWLQRQELEATWGDTRRGIWMAILREGLLQLDHAEDPKNWRPHLLVLSGIPRKRWPLIEIADALTHNRGLITISSVLPEGSRDLSQQAELQVMIREYVEKRGVQALVRVITAPDPFEGAVRLVESYGLGPLVPNTVLLGDSESPQRRDQYCEMIAQLHQAKRSILVFRENPERGFGKHRRIDIWWRGMQANGGLMLLLAYLLRTDIDWHQAQIFVKIIVTDEAAAESARLNLEQFIGQLRLGAIAEVIVSQGRLFEDILHESSQNADLIFLGLAKPDLIPAHQYPQYYETLHDKTANLPTLVYVLAAPDFDFEEVLTET
- the rarD gene encoding EamA family transporter RarD, which produces MQRVLIKLNIGIFYAVLAYGTWGLIPLYWKLFEALPEMEIICHRMIWSSLLLLVVSAMQQQLTEVKRLWRSPKTLAILLATAGLTSLNGGIYIYGVNSDRVLEASLGYFINPLFSIFLGFVFLREKLNIGQWIAVILVMIGVGYLIWEQGQIPWIAIGLALSFGLYGLVRKLSTIQPIPGLAVESLLIAPIALALVMHWAKTGSGNFGLSLPLTFLLFSCGLVAPLPLLWFNLAVKRINLSTLGFLQYIEPTIQLILAVFLYQEPFTRTHLISFSLIWIALAIYSSNSLISLNPNQKC
- a CDS encoding homocysteine biosynthesis protein, which translates into the protein MRTVAEINHKIRRQEAVVVTVEELKARVAESTVSEVAKQVDVIATGTFEPMESSGAMLNLGQTDPPIKIRQCWIDGVPAYSGFGAVDLYLGATQIAETREGETLKDRGGGQAIEDLIAGKSLHLRALGQSTDCYPRESFETNISKESINQFYLYNPRNLYQNFIVGVNGGDRPLYTYLGPLLPRLGNAVYANAGALSPLFNDPDLSWIGIGTRIFIGGAIGYITWEGTQHFPLQKRLPNRTPIGPAATLALVGDAKQMSREWVRGCYFKNYGPSLMLGVGVPLPVLNEEVVQCCAVQDKDLVAPIVDFSIPRRNRPTFGLVSYAQLKSGKITIEGTPVRTAPLASLYRARQVAIALKNWIDSGEFTLTEPVAAISRDRSFLPQDRILESTN